A portion of the bacterium genome contains these proteins:
- the fabF gene encoding beta-ketoacyl-ACP synthase II — MDTKRRVVVTGLGAITPLGNTVEEFWGGLVKGISGIGRISHFPVDEYSSKIAAEVKDFDAAVYIDSKDIKRTARFTQFAVASASQAIEDAKLELGRENPDQIGVLVGSGIGGLDVIEAQHNVLLNRGPHRVSPFLIPMQIINMASGMISIYFGLKGPNSAVVTACASGTNAIGDAFRIIQRGEAEVMIAGGTEAAITPLSFAGFCSARALSTRNNDPSGASRPFEGGRDGFVMGEGAGIVVLESLEHAISRGAEIYAEVVGYGISGDAYHMTAPAPEGTGAVRAIKAALNDAGIEPQEVDYINAHGTSTVLNDKYETIAIKSIFDQWAYSLAISSTKSMTGHLLGAAGGIEFIAAVLTVQHELIPPTINYETPDPECDLDYVPNEARRARVNVALSSSFGFGGQNAILAVRKYVTVQV, encoded by the coding sequence ATGGATACAAAACGTCGGGTAGTAGTTACTGGCCTGGGGGCGATTACGCCTCTGGGAAATACCGTGGAAGAATTTTGGGGTGGTCTTGTCAAGGGGATATCCGGTATAGGCCGGATTAGTCATTTTCCGGTTGATGAGTATTCTTCTAAGATCGCCGCTGAAGTAAAAGATTTTGACGCGGCGGTTTATATTGACTCCAAAGATATTAAGCGCACGGCCAGGTTCACTCAATTTGCCGTTGCCTCGGCTTCTCAGGCCATTGAAGATGCCAAGCTCGAGCTTGGCAGAGAGAACCCAGATCAAATCGGAGTATTGGTGGGTTCCGGCATCGGGGGATTAGATGTAATTGAAGCCCAGCATAATGTTCTTCTTAACCGTGGGCCTCATCGTGTCTCACCTTTTCTTATCCCGATGCAGATTATTAATATGGCCTCGGGGATGATATCCATCTATTTTGGGCTAAAAGGGCCTAATTCGGCGGTAGTTACTGCCTGTGCTTCGGGGACAAATGCTATTGGTGATGCCTTTAGAATCATCCAGCGAGGAGAGGCCGAAGTAATGATTGCCGGCGGCACAGAGGCGGCTATTACCCCCCTGTCCTTTGCCGGCTTTTGTTCTGCCAGGGCCTTATCCACCCGAAACAATGACCCTTCAGGCGCTTCTCGTCCCTTTGAGGGGGGTAGAGATGGCTTTGTAATGGGGGAAGGGGCCGGAATAGTCGTTCTGGAATCCCTGGAACACGCTATTTCCAGGGGAGCTGAGATCTATGCCGAGGTGGTTGGTTACGGTATTTCCGGTGATGCCTATCATATGACCGCCCCTGCTCCCGAAGGAACAGGCGCAGTCAGGGCAATAAAAGCCGCCCTTAATGATGCTGGGATTGAGCCTCAGGAGGTGGATTACATTAATGCCCATGGGACATCAACCGTCCTGAATGACAAATACGAAACAATAGCCATCAAAAGTATTTTTGATCAGTGGGCTTATTCTTTGGCCATATCATCTACCAAATCTATGACCGGTCATCTCCTGGGGGCGGCTGGTGGAATAGAATTTATTGCCGCTGTTCTAACCGTTCAGCATGAACTTATTCCGCCAACTATTAATTACGAGACCCCTGACCCTGAATGTGACCTTGATTATGTGCCGAATGAAGCTCGAAGAGCCAGGGTAAACGTGGCCTTGTCAAGCAGCTTTGGCTTTGGAGGACAAAACGCTATTCTGGCAGTTAGGAAATACGTAACCGTTCAGGTATAG
- the rnc gene encoding ribonuclease III → MVSDTRREELRNLEAAIGIEFKNIDLLNQAVTHRSYVYEAEEENVNQNERMEFLGDVVLSLIVSKYLYDSYPDYVEGELAKIRAIVVSKHVLSQRAKAINLGQYLLLGKGEEMTGGRERDSILVDAFEAVIGALFLDQGIESARTFVMNQVKEEIEVVDRNEGLRDYKTLLQEYTQNRFKTLPHYEVVVVKGPDHRQTFEMSVSLAGELWGKGKGKSKKEAEQRAAYEALRKLEEEGQEYK, encoded by the coding sequence ATGGTATCCGATACTAGAAGAGAAGAGCTTAGAAATTTAGAGGCAGCTATTGGGATTGAGTTTAAAAACATTGATCTTTTGAATCAAGCCGTAACCCATAGATCGTATGTTTATGAGGCGGAGGAGGAGAATGTCAATCAAAATGAACGGATGGAATTCCTGGGCGATGTGGTCCTCTCCCTCATCGTCAGTAAATATCTTTATGATTCCTATCCCGACTATGTAGAAGGAGAGTTGGCCAAGATTCGGGCTATTGTAGTCAGTAAACACGTTCTCTCTCAAAGGGCGAAGGCCATTAATCTGGGACAGTATCTCCTTCTGGGTAAAGGGGAGGAAATGACCGGTGGACGAGAGCGGGATTCTATTCTGGTAGATGCTTTTGAGGCGGTTATCGGGGCGCTCTTCCTGGATCAAGGAATTGAATCGGCCCGCACCTTTGTCATGAATCAAGTCAAAGAAGAGATAGAAGTGGTTGACCGGAATGAAGGGCTGCGGGATTATAAAACCCTCCTTCAAGAATATACCCAGAACCGCTTCAAAACCTTACCTCATTATGAAGTGGTGGTAGTTAAGGGGCCGGATCACCGTCAGACCTTTGAAATGAGTGTCTCACTGGCCGGTGAACTTTGGGGTAAAGGGAAAGGAAAGAGTAAGAAAGAGGCAGAACAGAGGGCCGCTTATGAAGCCCTTCGGAAGTTAGAGGAAGAAGGTCAAGAATATAAGTAA
- the miaB gene encoding tRNA (N6-isopentenyl adenosine(37)-C2)-methylthiotransferase MiaB — MKRVHIITYGCQMNKSDSEMMNGLLRQKGYLPAAAIEEADLILVNTCSVRAHAESRALGRLGELARLKRKRPDIILGVCGCMAERQRDHLLQKAPYLDFILGPRRLAELPEIVDSVNSRNSPLLCTGPERDPSPPSLHLSLRENNLKAWLPISLGCNNFCAYCIVPSLRGPLKSRDSGEIIKEAESLAENGYREVTLLGQNVNAYGQDRPGEIDFAGLLEQLNAVAGLSRIRFATSHPKDISSRVIDALADLPSVCEALHLPIQAGSNNVLARMKRGYTVERYLEIISQIREKIPKIAISTDIIVGFPGETEDDFEATLALVEEAGFDGAFTFKYSPRPGTPAAEMPDQIPEEVRKARLDRLIKLQNRITQQKNEALIGSEQEVLVEGKNPKRPGFLLGRTRTDKTTTFAGHESLIGQIVNVNITKATTWCIGDW, encoded by the coding sequence TTGAAGAGAGTCCATATCATCACCTATGGTTGTCAGATGAATAAGAGCGATTCAGAGATGATGAACGGACTTCTAAGACAGAAAGGGTATTTACCTGCGGCGGCCATAGAGGAAGCCGATCTTATTCTGGTCAATACTTGTAGTGTCAGGGCTCATGCCGAGTCCCGGGCTTTAGGCCGCCTGGGAGAATTAGCCCGCCTGAAACGTAAACGGCCTGATATTATCCTGGGGGTCTGTGGATGTATGGCCGAGCGCCAGAGAGATCATCTGCTCCAGAAAGCCCCTTACCTTGATTTTATTCTTGGTCCACGCCGTTTGGCTGAGCTTCCTGAAATAGTTGACTCAGTTAATAGTAGAAATAGCCCTCTCCTATGCACTGGCCCCGAAAGAGACCCCTCTCCCCCTTCTTTGCATCTTTCCCTTAGAGAAAACAACTTGAAGGCCTGGTTGCCCATAAGCCTTGGTTGTAATAATTTCTGTGCTTACTGCATAGTGCCGAGCTTGCGAGGTCCTTTAAAAAGCCGTGATTCCGGGGAGATTATTAAAGAAGCTGAATCCCTGGCGGAAAATGGCTACCGGGAAGTTACCCTTCTGGGACAAAATGTAAACGCTTACGGTCAGGATAGACCTGGAGAAATTGATTTTGCTGGGCTTTTAGAGCAGCTCAACGCGGTGGCGGGACTAAGCAGGATAAGATTTGCTACTTCTCATCCGAAGGATATCTCCTCCCGAGTAATAGATGCCTTAGCAGATTTGCCCAGCGTATGTGAGGCCCTTCATCTTCCCATTCAAGCCGGATCAAATAATGTTCTCGCCCGGATGAAACGGGGTTATACGGTGGAGCGTTACCTGGAGATAATCTCCCAAATAAGGGAGAAGATACCTAAGATCGCTATCAGCACGGATATCATTGTGGGGTTCCCTGGAGAGACAGAGGATGATTTTGAAGCCACCCTGGCTTTAGTGGAGGAAGCAGGCTTTGATGGGGCCTTTACCTTCAAATATTCTCCCCGACCTGGCACGCCGGCGGCAGAAATGCCCGATCAAATTCCGGAGGAGGTAAGAAAGGCGCGACTCGACAGACTGATCAAGCTCCAAAATCGAATCACCCAACAGAAGAACGAAGCCCTTATTGGCAGCGAGCAGGAGGTTTTAGTGGAGGGGAAGAACCCAAAAAGACCCGGTTTTTTGCTTGGCCGGACCAGGACTGATAAGACCACCACCTTTGCCGGCCATGAAAGCCTGATTGGGCAGATAGTTAATGTTAATATTACTAAAGCTACTACCTGGTGTATTGGTGACTGGTAG
- a CDS encoding clan AA aspartic protease, giving the protein MGLVDARLVLKNPRKPELKPVEVKALADSGAVHLCIPVHIQIQLELDEIDKKEVTLADGSLKLVPYVGPIELRFKNRVGFAGALVMGDQVLLGAIPMEDMDLVITPKTRIIDVNPNSPNIATSIAKLSA; this is encoded by the coding sequence ATGGGGTTAGTTGATGCCAGGTTGGTTCTTAAAAATCCCAGAAAGCCGGAGTTGAAGCCAGTTGAGGTTAAGGCGTTAGCGGATTCAGGCGCCGTACATCTTTGTATCCCGGTGCACATTCAGATCCAATTGGAATTGGATGAAATCGACAAAAAGGAAGTGACCTTAGCCGACGGCAGCCTAAAGCTGGTTCCCTATGTGGGCCCTATTGAGCTTCGATTCAAGAATCGCGTGGGATTCGCCGGGGCTTTGGTTATGGGGGATCAAGTATTACTTGGTGCAATCCCGATGGAAGATATGGACTTGGTCATAACTCCAAAGACCAGGATTATAGATGTGAATCCTAACAGTCCCAATATTGCGACCTCGATTGCTAAGTTAAGCGCTTAA
- the fabG gene encoding 3-oxoacyl-[acyl-carrier-protein] reductase produces MKELENKTAIITGGARGIGRAIAHTLAKEGINCVISDLDSPGAAAAAEEIASLTATETMAVGCNVADSKSVNEMLKKVLDKFNSIDILINNAGITADHLLVRMKEEDWQKVIDINLTGAFNCLRAVGKPMMKQRSGKIVNISSIIGLRGNAGQANYAASKAGLIGLTKSAAREWAARGINVNAVCPGFIMTEMTDRLPEAVKSELLTQIPLARFGEPEDVARVVLFLVSPAAAYITGQIIVVDGGMMM; encoded by the coding sequence ATGAAAGAATTAGAGAACAAGACCGCCATCATTACCGGTGGGGCCAGGGGGATTGGTCGGGCTATTGCTCATACCCTGGCTAAAGAGGGGATCAATTGTGTTATATCTGATTTGGATAGTCCCGGGGCCGCCGCTGCCGCCGAAGAAATAGCCTCGCTTACGGCCACTGAAACTATGGCCGTGGGTTGTAATGTGGCTGATTCAAAATCAGTGAACGAAATGTTAAAAAAGGTGCTTGACAAATTTAACTCGATTGATATACTAATAAACAATGCTGGAATTACCGCTGACCATCTTTTAGTGCGGATGAAGGAGGAAGATTGGCAAAAGGTTATTGATATTAATCTGACCGGTGCTTTTAATTGCCTGCGGGCCGTGGGTAAACCTATGATGAAACAGCGCTCGGGAAAGATAGTGAATATCTCTTCCATTATCGGCTTGCGAGGCAATGCCGGGCAGGCTAATTATGCCGCTTCCAAGGCTGGTTTGATCGGCTTAACTAAATCAGCCGCCAGGGAATGGGCGGCTCGGGGTATAAATGTTAATGCCGTATGTCCGGGCTTTATTATGACTGAAATGACGGACCGGCTCCCTGAGGCGGTCAAATCAGAGCTGCTTACTCAAATACCTTTGGCCCGATTTGGAGAGCCTGAGGATGTGGCCAGGGTTGTTTTATTTCTGGTAAGTCCAGCGGCTGCCTATATTACTGGGCAGATCATTGTGGTCGATGGAGGGATGATGATGTAA
- the acpP gene encoding acyl carrier protein, producing the protein MNVEEKVKEIITNQLGVEKPKVIPSASFVEDLGADSLDTVELVMALEEEFDLDISDEDAESITTVGQAITYIKERTSE; encoded by the coding sequence ATGAATGTAGAAGAGAAGGTAAAGGAAATAATTACTAACCAGCTTGGAGTAGAGAAACCCAAGGTGATCCCCTCGGCTTCCTTTGTTGAGGACTTAGGGGCGGATTCTTTGGATACGGTTGAGTTGGTAATGGCTCTGGAAGAAGAGTTTGATCTGGATATATCGGATGAGGATGCTGAATCCATTACCACCGTGGGTCAAGCCATAACTTATATTAAGGAACGCACTTCGGAATAG
- a CDS encoding acyl-CoA dehydrogenase family protein — translation MNFDFTEDQQLILGAARDICREELASKANEVDKKGEFPWDNVKTLAQYDLMGIPIPEEYGGLESDFLSWAAVGEEISRACTTTGAIYGANMLCMYPIYQFGTEEQKRKYLTPLAKGEVIGAFGLTEPNAGSDAGNVQTRAVKDGDEYILNGTKIFITNGGEAEIYVILTSTSPGKGARGMSAFIIERGTPGFSFGRDEEKMAYPALANRELIFTDCRVPAANLLSKEGRGFRVAMETLDVGRIGMGIGAVGLAQAAFEEAVKYSKQRVQFGKPISSFQAIQFMLADMVTKIEAARLLILKAAYLKDHDKPFSQIAASAKLYASEVVMEVTNKAVQIHGGYGYTREYPVERYFREAKLFEIVEGTSEIQRGVIANAVLK, via the coding sequence ATGAATTTTGATTTTACGGAAGATCAGCAGCTTATTCTTGGAGCAGCCAGAGATATCTGCCGGGAAGAGTTGGCGTCTAAGGCTAACGAGGTAGATAAGAAAGGCGAATTCCCCTGGGATAATGTGAAAACCCTAGCTCAATACGATTTGATGGGTATCCCCATTCCAGAGGAGTACGGTGGGTTGGAATCGGATTTCCTTAGCTGGGCCGCCGTGGGGGAAGAAATATCCAGGGCATGCACCACTACGGGAGCTATTTACGGGGCTAATATGCTCTGTATGTATCCTATCTACCAATTTGGAACTGAGGAACAGAAGCGGAAATACCTGACTCCCTTGGCTAAGGGAGAAGTAATTGGCGCCTTTGGTTTGACTGAACCCAATGCCGGTTCTGATGCGGGGAATGTCCAGACCAGGGCGGTTAAAGACGGCGATGAGTATATCTTGAATGGAACCAAAATCTTTATCACCAATGGCGGCGAGGCTGAAATCTATGTTATTCTTACTTCGACATCTCCTGGAAAAGGGGCCAGAGGAATGAGCGCTTTTATCATAGAGCGAGGCACACCCGGTTTTAGCTTTGGCAGAGATGAGGAAAAGATGGCTTATCCTGCCCTGGCTAATCGGGAGCTGATATTCACTGACTGTCGGGTCCCGGCGGCCAACCTTCTTTCTAAGGAAGGAAGAGGATTTCGGGTGGCGATGGAGACATTGGATGTAGGGCGTATTGGGATGGGTATTGGCGCGGTCGGGCTGGCTCAGGCCGCCTTTGAGGAGGCCGTGAAGTATTCCAAGCAAAGGGTTCAGTTTGGCAAGCCTATTTCGAGCTTCCAGGCTATTCAATTTATGCTGGCTGATATGGTTACTAAAATTGAGGCCGCCCGTCTCCTGATATTAAAAGCGGCTTATCTTAAGGATCATGATAAGCCCTTTTCACAGATCGCCGCCTCTGCTAAGCTCTATGCTTCTGAGGTGGTGATGGAGGTAACTAATAAGGCCGTCCAGATTCACGGCGGATATGGTTATACCCGTGAATATCCGGTGGAGCGTTATTTTAGAGAAGCTAAATTGTTTGAAATAGTCGAGGGAACATCTGAAATCCAACGGGGAGTGATTGCCAACGCCGTGCTTAAGTAA